One Phycisphaeraceae bacterium genomic region harbors:
- a CDS encoding Rieske 2Fe-2S domain-containing protein — MTKPDDPHDVNTTGRPLPSLTDGLTGVRPATGYKPGPEREQYTIAPDGRPPEQQPSWRRDFPIDWPQSHYVARRDFTKFLVLTSLAFTVGQYWIGVQNYFRRRRGLPETRKIATLSELPVGGTIVFRYPGPHDDCVLIRTGENTLLAYSQKCSHLACAVVPRPEKGDIHCPCHEGYFDLSTGRPLAGPPRRPLPRITLKTLGDHIYATGVEARTV, encoded by the coding sequence GTGACCAAACCCGACGATCCCCATGATGTGAATACGACGGGACGACCACTGCCGTCATTAACCGATGGTCTGACCGGAGTTCGTCCCGCGACGGGGTACAAGCCCGGCCCTGAACGCGAGCAATACACCATCGCCCCTGACGGCCGCCCGCCTGAACAACAGCCCTCCTGGCGCCGCGACTTTCCCATCGACTGGCCGCAAAGTCACTACGTCGCTCGACGTGACTTTACGAAATTTCTGGTACTCACCAGCTTGGCGTTTACCGTCGGACAGTATTGGATCGGCGTACAAAATTATTTCCGCAGACGACGTGGACTCCCGGAAACGAGAAAGATTGCAACGCTGTCTGAACTTCCGGTCGGCGGCACCATCGTTTTCAGATATCCCGGTCCGCATGACGACTGCGTTTTGATTCGCACCGGTGAAAATACGCTTCTGGCCTACAGTCAGAAGTGTTCACATCTGGCCTGTGCCGTGGTGCCACGACCAGAAAAGGGTGACATCCACTGCCCCTGTCACGAAGGATATTTCGATTTGAGTACTGGTCGTCCGCTGGCCGGCCCACCGCGAAGACCGCTGCCTCGCATTACACTCAAGACTCTTGGCGATCATATTTACGCTACTGGCGTGGAGGCGAGAACCGTATGA
- a CDS encoding cupin domain-containing protein gives MSEQEDRLRQHPTERFQSPQHHIDLKEVEAKLRAEPLPASRNHRQETLYRHGAATVALFLFERGAQMPQHVAEGVVTVHVLEGCLKMVVEGKSQTITAGQLLVMAPGVRHDVYAQEHTRMLLTVCLESSKNSQ, from the coding sequence ATGAGTGAACAGGAAGATCGGCTGCGTCAACACCCGACCGAACGATTCCAGTCGCCGCAGCACCACATCGATCTCAAAGAGGTCGAAGCGAAGCTGCGTGCCGAGCCGCTGCCCGCGTCACGCAATCACCGTCAGGAAACGCTCTACCGTCACGGGGCGGCGACAGTGGCGCTGTTTCTCTTTGAACGCGGCGCACAAATGCCCCAGCATGTGGCTGAAGGCGTCGTGACGGTCCATGTGCTTGAAGGATGCCTGAAAATGGTGGTCGAAGGGAAATCACAGACGATCACAGCCGGTCAACTTCTCGTCATGGCTCCAGGCGTGCGCCACGATGTTTACGCTCAAGAGCACACCCGGATGTTGCTGACGGTATGCCTGGAATCCTCGAAGAATTCGCAATAG
- a CDS encoding MFS transporter, translated as MGRDKLFAAATGTLATLILAALILLGSRNLAHFDAALVGYTFATVFATFGIVYRYTMWLRRPPTRMYWRRGWQVFFFHPRFLLSNLTELARRFAVEFVATRFIWRRGKTRWSAHWLIMWGCLLAAAITFPLVFGWIHFETLPGDLDGYRAFVFGFPTFSFPIHSLFGVLVFHGLVWASILVTIGVMLAMRRRMIDHGAAAVQQFGEDFLPLILLFAISVTGLMLTASYRWMKGYAYDFLAILHAITVIFTLLWLPFGKLFHIFQRPAQLGVSFYKDVGRKSEQAACRRCGQAFASKMMVRDLMTVEKQLGFTYEMDSGHAEHYQQICPRCRRALFGLAQGTLWATQHESEA; from the coding sequence ATGGGACGTGACAAATTATTTGCTGCGGCGACGGGCACGCTGGCGACGCTGATTCTTGCTGCACTGATCCTGCTGGGATCACGGAATCTGGCGCACTTTGATGCGGCACTGGTCGGTTACACCTTCGCCACCGTGTTTGCGACCTTTGGCATCGTGTATCGCTACACGATGTGGCTGCGGCGTCCGCCGACGCGGATGTACTGGCGGCGCGGATGGCAGGTGTTTTTCTTCCATCCGCGCTTTCTGCTGAGTAACCTCACCGAGCTGGCACGCCGCTTTGCGGTCGAGTTTGTCGCCACCCGGTTCATCTGGCGTCGAGGCAAGACAAGATGGAGTGCCCACTGGCTGATTATGTGGGGATGTCTCCTCGCCGCAGCCATCACATTCCCGCTGGTTTTCGGCTGGATTCACTTTGAAACTCTGCCCGGCGATCTGGACGGTTACCGCGCGTTTGTATTCGGTTTTCCGACCTTTTCGTTTCCGATCCACTCCTTGTTCGGAGTGCTGGTTTTCCACGGTCTGGTGTGGGCGTCGATTCTGGTAACGATCGGCGTGATGCTCGCGATGCGTCGCCGAATGATCGACCACGGTGCCGCAGCGGTGCAGCAGTTCGGAGAAGACTTCCTGCCGCTGATTCTGCTGTTTGCCATCAGCGTCACGGGCCTGATGCTCACCGCCAGCTACCGATGGATGAAGGGTTACGCATACGACTTTCTGGCGATCCTCCACGCCATCACCGTCATTTTTACGCTGCTGTGGCTTCCGTTTGGAAAGCTGTTTCACATCTTCCAACGTCCCGCGCAACTGGGTGTGAGCTTCTACAAAGATGTGGGGCGCAAGAGTGAACAGGCCGCCTGCCGTCGGTGCGGTCAGGCTTTTGCATCAAAAATGATGGTTCGTGACTTGATGACAGTAGAAAAGCAACTGGGGTTCACCTATGAAATGGACTCCGGTCATGCGGAGCATTACCAGCAGATTTGTCCCAGGTGCCGCCGAGCTTTGTTTGGCTTGGCGCAAGGCACGTTATGGGCGACACAACACGAGAGCGAGGCTTGA
- a CDS encoding tellurite resistance/C4-dicarboxylate transporter family protein: MTAPTAAPPTSPTSWLADLPPNYFAMAMATGIVSLACHVTGFEVLAKVLFWVTVLCFAVLWVLLLTRLVRYPSRMAADLLNHGKCVGFFTIVAATCVLGSQCLIVEESPAVAVSLWVFGIALWVILNYTIVTALTIKENKPSLPDGINGGWLLIVVAAQSVAVLGAQLAAILKWTHGTALFFCLAVWLGGGMLYIWIISLIFYRYTFFRLSPSDLSPPYWINMGAVAISTLAGTMLVANASHSPMLADLLPFIKGFTLLFWATATWWIPMLVILGLWRHVYQKFPLRYDPQYWGVVFPLGMYTVATFRLVQHLNLPFLSPVPNVFVFVAVGAWGLAFLGLAGKLLRLGKPRSGSN, translated from the coding sequence GTGACCGCACCCACTGCCGCCCCGCCCACTTCTCCGACATCCTGGTTGGCGGACCTTCCGCCGAATTATTTTGCGATGGCTATGGCGACAGGCATCGTATCGCTGGCTTGTCATGTGACCGGCTTTGAAGTCCTCGCCAAAGTCCTGTTCTGGGTGACCGTCCTGTGTTTCGCCGTTCTCTGGGTATTGCTGCTGACGCGGCTCGTGCGCTATCCCTCACGGATGGCGGCGGATCTCCTGAACCACGGAAAGTGCGTCGGTTTTTTCACCATCGTTGCCGCGACCTGCGTACTGGGAAGTCAGTGTCTGATTGTCGAGGAATCTCCGGCTGTGGCGGTGAGTCTGTGGGTTTTCGGTATCGCGCTCTGGGTCATCCTCAACTACACGATCGTCACCGCGCTGACCATCAAGGAAAATAAACCCAGCCTGCCGGATGGAATCAACGGCGGCTGGCTCCTGATCGTGGTGGCGGCCCAATCCGTCGCGGTGCTCGGCGCACAACTCGCCGCGATTCTGAAATGGACGCATGGCACAGCCCTCTTTTTCTGTCTCGCTGTCTGGCTGGGAGGCGGGATGCTCTACATCTGGATCATCTCGCTGATTTTCTACCGCTACACTTTTTTTCGTCTCAGTCCTTCCGATCTGAGTCCGCCGTACTGGATCAATATGGGCGCGGTCGCCATCTCGACCCTCGCGGGCACAATGCTCGTCGCCAACGCATCACATTCGCCCATGCTGGCGGATCTCTTGCCCTTCATCAAAGGATTCACACTGCTGTTCTGGGCGACGGCTACCTGGTGGATTCCGATGCTGGTCATTCTCGGTCTGTGGCGGCATGTGTATCAAAAGTTTCCGTTGCGCTACGACCCGCAATACTGGGGCGTGGTCTTCCCCCTGGGCATGTACACCGTGGCCACCTTTCGGTTGGTTCAACACCTGAACCTGCCGTTCCTTTCTCCCGTTCCGAATGTTTTCGTTTTCGTGGCGGTAGGTGCGTGGGGCCTGGCCTTTCTTGGACTCGCAGGAAAACTTTTGCGCCTCGGCAAGCCTCGCAGCGGAAGCAACTGA
- a CDS encoding AAC(3) family N-acetyltransferase: protein MTNAVNKVGVDDLAADLQRLGVRAGDTLFVHSSFRSIGPVEGGAGAVIAAMERVIGPNGLLLMPSFNLVDGDRAGTWDLAHSPATTGYLCEYFRTMPGTYRSDHYSHSVAARGKGAAEFVAGHRDREGMISPWDLEPWGRTYGTHSPLIRAYAANGKILMLGVDYHSSTYLHVVEVMWWNRRLAQNPSAKYNYVHREALGAKWDEIGWISRDKIGAADSRLFSIREFVDTMLAFASANPRQACKWWEE from the coding sequence ATGACCAATGCCGTCAACAAGGTGGGAGTGGACGATCTGGCAGCGGACCTGCAACGCCTCGGCGTCCGCGCGGGTGACACGCTGTTTGTCCATTCGTCGTTCCGTTCCATCGGGCCGGTCGAAGGCGGAGCGGGTGCGGTAATCGCAGCGATGGAACGTGTGATCGGTCCGAACGGCCTGCTGCTGATGCCCTCGTTTAACCTCGTCGATGGTGATCGGGCCGGCACATGGGATCTGGCTCACTCGCCCGCGACGACGGGATATCTCTGCGAATATTTCCGCACCATGCCGGGGACTTATCGCTCGGACCACTATTCTCACTCCGTGGCTGCGCGGGGCAAGGGAGCGGCAGAGTTCGTCGCTGGTCACCGTGATCGGGAGGGCATGATCTCGCCTTGGGATCTGGAACCTTGGGGGAGGACTTACGGTACACATTCGCCGCTGATCCGTGCTTATGCCGCCAACGGGAAAATACTCATGCTCGGCGTTGACTATCACAGCTCAACTTATCTGCACGTCGTTGAAGTGATGTGGTGGAACCGTCGGCTTGCGCAGAATCCATCAGCCAAATACAACTATGTCCACCGTGAAGCACTTGGTGCGAAGTGGGATGAAATCGGCTGGATATCACGCGACAAGATCGGCGCAGCGGATAGCCGGCTTTTTTCCATCCGTGAGTTTGTGGACACAATGCTAGCCTTCGCCTCGGCCAATCCGCGACAGGCCTGTAAATGGTGGGAAGAGTAG
- the ric gene encoding iron-sulfur cluster repair di-iron protein, whose protein sequence is MPVIDAESTVGQLVVDRPSRSRVFQKLGIDFCCGGKKKLTDVCRDKGLDTSQVVQALAADEAVSEPGDNQASSMTLSQLCDHIERTHHAYLHSELPRVGAMAKKVAAVHGATHPWTIELAAIFADFAAELDSHMYKEERVLFPWIRSLEKADRCEGGSCGSSITNPIRMMEHEHDNAGRSLEQMRELSKGYQPPPGACNTFIAMLDGVERIESDMHLHVHKENNILFPKAAQREQSST, encoded by the coding sequence ATGCCAGTTATCGACGCAGAATCGACTGTCGGCCAGCTAGTGGTGGATCGCCCCTCTCGTTCCCGCGTGTTTCAGAAGCTGGGAATCGACTTCTGCTGTGGCGGCAAGAAAAAGCTGACCGATGTCTGCCGTGACAAGGGATTAGACACCAGCCAGGTTGTGCAGGCACTGGCGGCGGATGAGGCGGTATCCGAGCCGGGCGACAATCAGGCCTCCAGCATGACGCTTTCACAGCTATGCGACCACATTGAACGGACGCATCATGCTTATCTGCATTCCGAGCTGCCTCGTGTGGGAGCAATGGCTAAGAAAGTCGCCGCGGTGCATGGGGCGACCCATCCGTGGACGATCGAGCTGGCAGCCATCTTCGCGGATTTTGCCGCGGAGCTTGACTCGCATATGTACAAAGAGGAGCGGGTGCTGTTCCCCTGGATTCGCAGTCTGGAAAAAGCTGATCGATGCGAAGGCGGAAGCTGCGGCAGCTCGATCACCAATCCCATCCGCATGATGGAACACGAGCACGACAACGCGGGACGCTCGCTGGAGCAGATGCGCGAACTGAGCAAGGGCTATCAGCCGCCGCCGGGCGCGTGCAATACGTTCATCGCGATGCTTGATGGGGTGGAACGGATTGAATCCGACATGCACCTGCACGTTCACAAGGAAAACAACATTCTGTTTCCCAAGGCTGCACAGCGCGAACAATCTTCCACATAA
- a CDS encoding molybdopterin oxidoreductase family protein produces MATQPVNQLKIIEGFGPHTAFMSGDRLSTAVEPDAVVKTHCCFCGQQCGIQLKVKDNTVIGFDPWEEFPFNRGMLCPKGVKRYLQGSHPDRLVTALKRDPSAPAGFSAMGYDEAVTRVAGEIERLQRQHGNDAFGVITGASLTSEKTYLMGKFARVCLKTRHIDYNGRLCMVSAAAANKKAFGVDRAANPWSDILKAKVVWISGANVAECAPITTDYVWQARENGGKIIVVDPRITPIARTCDLFLPIKPGRDIALFNGVLHLMIENDWLDHAFIERYTVGFDAVAASVREWTPAKTAEVTGIPERSIRQAAEWWGTASTSFLMHARGIEHHSHGVVNCLGSINIVLASGRIGREGCGYSTITGQANGQGGREHGQKADQLPGGRDIENPAHREYIAKFWGINEPDLPHVGVDVYELFRKIDKGEIKGLLSICFNPKVSLPDNNFITRALEKLDFYAAIDFFLNDTARHADIVLPGSLQEEDEGVVAQVEGRVIKINKAVDPPGDARQDWKIIQDIAAKLGRTHGMQFRSPREIFDELRMASKGSVIDYSGITYEKIEKQFGVFWPCPSEDPNGNKIDHPGTPRLFEPGTWNPVAKGAGPFYFPDGKARFIVAPYTPPTEETDAEYPLMLTTGRVVSQFLSGTQTRRIGPLVKQYPEPRLELHPRLADKYGIVDGDWTTIDSRRGSCTLRAQVVTTIRPDTVFIPYHWGGPKSVNQLTISAQDPISKIPEYKVCAVRIRKADAPPAYSYEREPQQ; encoded by the coding sequence GTGGCGACTCAACCGGTCAATCAGTTGAAGATCATTGAGGGATTCGGCCCTCATACTGCATTCATGTCGGGAGACCGGTTGTCAACAGCCGTCGAACCCGACGCTGTGGTCAAGACGCACTGTTGCTTCTGCGGTCAGCAGTGCGGCATTCAGTTAAAAGTCAAAGACAACACGGTGATCGGTTTCGACCCTTGGGAGGAGTTTCCCTTTAATCGTGGGATGCTCTGCCCCAAAGGGGTAAAGCGTTACCTCCAAGGCTCACATCCCGATCGACTGGTGACGGCCCTGAAGCGTGATCCTTCCGCACCGGCGGGGTTCAGCGCGATGGGCTACGACGAGGCGGTCACCCGCGTCGCGGGGGAGATCGAGCGACTTCAGCGTCAGCATGGCAATGACGCATTCGGCGTTATCACCGGCGCGAGCCTCACCAGTGAAAAAACCTACCTGATGGGAAAGTTCGCCCGCGTTTGTCTCAAAACCCGGCACATCGACTACAACGGTCGACTGTGCATGGTCAGTGCGGCGGCGGCGAATAAAAAAGCGTTCGGGGTCGATCGGGCTGCCAATCCATGGTCAGATATTCTCAAAGCAAAAGTGGTGTGGATCAGCGGAGCCAACGTCGCCGAGTGCGCCCCGATCACGACTGATTACGTCTGGCAGGCACGGGAGAACGGCGGAAAAATCATTGTCGTTGACCCTCGCATCACACCCATCGCTCGAACCTGCGATCTTTTCCTGCCGATTAAGCCCGGACGCGACATTGCGCTCTTTAACGGCGTGCTGCACCTGATGATCGAAAATGACTGGCTCGACCACGCATTCATCGAGCGGTACACCGTAGGTTTTGACGCAGTGGCGGCGAGTGTCCGCGAATGGACACCCGCTAAAACAGCGGAAGTGACCGGCATACCAGAGCGGTCGATCCGACAAGCTGCGGAATGGTGGGGCACCGCCAGCACCAGCTTTCTGATGCACGCGCGGGGAATCGAGCATCACAGCCACGGTGTCGTCAACTGTCTCGGTTCGATCAATATCGTGCTGGCGTCAGGGCGCATCGGTCGTGAGGGTTGCGGTTACTCCACCATCACCGGCCAGGCGAATGGTCAAGGCGGTCGTGAGCACGGGCAAAAAGCCGACCAGTTACCCGGCGGACGCGATATCGAAAATCCCGCCCACCGTGAATACATTGCGAAATTCTGGGGCATCAACGAACCGGATCTCCCCCACGTCGGCGTCGATGTCTATGAGTTATTCCGCAAGATCGACAAGGGTGAGATCAAGGGGCTGTTGTCGATCTGTTTCAACCCTAAAGTCTCGCTGCCTGACAACAACTTCATCACCAGGGCACTGGAAAAGCTGGATTTCTACGCTGCGATTGATTTCTTCCTCAACGACACTGCACGCCATGCGGATATCGTGCTGCCCGGCTCACTCCAGGAGGAAGACGAGGGCGTTGTCGCCCAGGTCGAGGGGCGTGTCATCAAAATCAACAAAGCCGTAGATCCGCCTGGTGATGCGAGGCAGGACTGGAAGATCATCCAGGACATTGCCGCGAAACTCGGCCGAACACACGGAATGCAGTTTCGCAGTCCCCGCGAGATATTCGACGAGCTGCGCATGGCCTCCAAGGGCAGCGTCATCGATTATTCGGGTATCACTTACGAGAAAATCGAAAAGCAATTCGGTGTCTTCTGGCCCTGTCCGAGCGAAGACCCCAACGGTAACAAGATCGACCATCCCGGCACGCCGCGACTGTTCGAACCGGGAACATGGAACCCTGTCGCCAAAGGTGCGGGGCCTTTTTATTTTCCTGACGGTAAGGCACGTTTCATCGTCGCACCGTACACGCCGCCGACAGAAGAAACGGACGCGGAATATCCGCTGATGTTGACAACCGGCCGCGTGGTTAGCCAGTTTCTGTCCGGCACGCAAACCCGTCGCATCGGCCCGCTGGTAAAGCAGTACCCCGAACCCCGACTCGAATTACACCCGCGACTGGCGGACAAATACGGCATCGTCGATGGCGACTGGACGACAATCGATTCACGCCGCGGCAGTTGCACGCTCCGGGCGCAAGTCGTGACCACGATCCGGCCTGATACCGTGTTTATTCCGTATCACTGGGGAGGGCCTAAGAGCGTGAATCAGTTAACCATCTCCGCGCAGGATCCGATCTCGAAGATTCCTGAGTACAAGGTGTGCGCGGTGCGCATCAGAAAAGCCGATGCACCACCTGCTTACTCTTACGAACGCGAACCACAACAGTAG
- a CDS encoding 4Fe-4S binding protein, with protein MSVPDHLHFYIDPNRCIGCQACVQACAECDTHKGDSMIHLEYVNRGESVQTVPVVCMHCDQPTCAEVCPADAIKRTDDGVVQSALKPRCIACGNCVLGCPFGVPEVKIDQQLMQKCDMCYDRSSVGKKPMCTTVCPSQALFFGTREQIEQLRPRSRPVREFHFGRQTITTRVHMMVPKDVQKNYVDITAAMEERAAARHVALKVIDDPFAEVQA; from the coding sequence ATGTCTGTACCTGATCATTTACATTTTTACATCGATCCCAACCGCTGCATCGGTTGCCAGGCCTGTGTGCAGGCTTGCGCGGAATGCGATACGCACAAAGGCGACTCGATGATCCATCTCGAGTACGTCAATCGCGGCGAGTCGGTACAGACGGTGCCAGTGGTCTGCATGCACTGTGACCAGCCGACGTGTGCGGAGGTCTGCCCCGCCGATGCAATCAAACGCACCGATGATGGGGTCGTCCAGTCGGCACTGAAACCACGATGCATCGCCTGCGGCAACTGTGTCCTCGGATGCCCCTTCGGTGTACCCGAGGTCAAGATCGACCAGCAGCTCATGCAGAAATGCGATATGTGCTACGACCGCTCATCGGTCGGCAAAAAGCCCATGTGTACCACCGTCTGTCCCAGCCAGGCACTCTTTTTTGGAACCCGCGAACAGATAGAGCAGCTCCGCCCGCGTTCACGGCCTGTCCGGGAATTTCATTTTGGTCGCCAGACGATCACCACCCGCGTCCACATGATGGTTCCCAAAGACGTCCAGAAAAACTACGTGGACATCACCGCTGCGATGGAGGAACGAGCGGCGGCACGCCACGTCGCTTTGAAAGTAATCGACGACCCATTCGCCGAGGTGCAAGCGTGA